A window of the Eremothecium cymbalariae DBVPG#7215 chromosome 5, complete sequence genome harbors these coding sequences:
- a CDS encoding uncharacterized protein (similar to Ashbya gossypii AGL354C): MRFSKLISTAALLGATAFAVEEEKRVNFQHQHNDKRAVMYVTNYHTTTVWAGVPPAAPSPPDAGASPAPENNEAPKAEKVVSPSPLAASDFGVGVGGNVDASPESPSSSPSSSPSPSPSPSPSPSPSPSPSPSPSPSPSPSPSSSSPAGDFQHSAGNAKGITYSPYSADGTCKSASQIASDVASLSEFPIIRLYGVDCSQVENVLKAKASTQKLFLGIFYVDQIEAGVKTIKEAVEAHGSWDDIDTVSIGNELVNNGAATVSQIAEYMKTARSALSAAGYHGSVVSVDTFIAVINNPGLCELSDYMAVNAHAYFDVNTAAIGAGAWLLQQIQRVWTTCKGKKDILISETGWPSRGQPLGKAIPSKLNQKIAIDSIKATCGNSVILFTAFDDYWKADGSYGVEKFWGIV; encoded by the coding sequence ATGCgtttttccaaattgaTTTCTACAGCAGCCTTGTTAGGAGCCACTGCTTTTGCagtggaagaagaaaagcGGGTTaattttcaacatcagcaCAATGACAAGCGTGCTGTTATGTATGTGACAAACTACCACACGACCACTGTGTGGGCTGGTGTTCCGCCAGCCGCTCCTTCGCCTCCTGATGCAGGTGCTTCTCCTGCTCCAGAGAACAACGAGGCTCCTAAGGCGGAGAAGGTTGTATCTCCTTCGCCTCTTGCTGCTTCAGACTTTGGTGTCGGTGTTGGTGGTAACGTGGATGCTTCCCCAGAGTCGCCATCTTCGTCACCATCTTCGTCACCATCTCCTTCACCATCTCCTTCACCATCTCCTTCACCATCTCCTTCACCATCTCCTTCACCATCTCCTTCACCATCTCCTTCAccatcctcctcctctcCAGCAGGTGACTTCCAGCATTCTGCCGGTAATGCCAAAGGTATCACTTACTCGCCATACAGTGCCGATGGTACCTGTAAGTCTGCTTCCCAAATTGCTTCTGACGTTGCGTCTTTGTCTGAATTCCCAATCATTAGATTGTACGGTGTTGACTGTTCCCAAGTTGAGAACGTGTTGAAGGCCAAGGCTTCAACACAGAAGTTGTTCTTGGGTATCTTCTATGTAGACCAAATCGAGGCTGGTGTTAAGACTATCAAGGAGGCTGTCGAAGCACACGGTTCGTGGGATGACATCGACACCGTGTCCATTGGTAACGAGTTGGTCAACAACGGTGCTGCTACGGTTTCACAAATTGCTGAATACATGAAGACTGCCAGATCTGCTTTGAGTGCTGCTGGTTACCACGGCTCAGTTGTGTCTGTGGACACCTTCATTGCTGTGATCAACAACCCAGGGTTGTGTGAACTTTCTGACTACATGGCTGTTAACGCTCACGCTTACTTTGACGTCAACACCGCTGCGATTGGTGCAGGGGCATGGCTCTTGCAACAAATCCAAAGAGTCTGGACCACTTGCAAGGGTAAAAAGGACATTCTAATCTCCGAAACCGGTTGGCCATCTCGGGGCCAACCCCTTGGTAAGGCCATTCCATCAAAGCTAAACCAGAAGATTGCCATCGACTCCATCAAAGCTACATGTGGTAACAGTGTTATCTTGTTCACCGCATTTGACGACTACTGGAAGGCCGACGGCTCTTACGGGGTTGAGAAGTTCTGGGGTATCGTCTAA
- the CWC22 gene encoding U2-type spliceosomal complex subunit CWC22 (similar to Ashbya gossypii AGL355W) → MNSKAEPEETWRLLSTTLCCHQVPNIKEHAQYILASKVLDMEEPVQKENWEEIRKHISLVLEELHERNIEESFRKLFQINILRGKGILALELLNRQVKTDRSVVFAALIAFFEVLVPSIGYLISKETLLRFVHAYRRKNWEACYAMLSLACQLSNNDVMHEIGILQLVFLLFESPNDRSLDMISFIMTLSGYHLLEVSKTTHNEILQKLRDLLQVGNLSKSSSDVIQDLLYFRRTGYKGVKKVIELHGQDSNTHRIVLDLENPAKLQPSSRLDEFQFDEDFFGTEEKFSDLRKKAMLQLSQQVEDMEVVTDMTNSDSTEYRKKIYLILKASLSGDEAAHKLLKLRPKSDEKLVLLDILVKTCSQEQTYSKFYGTAAEKLRASHHSWEAAFQQTFKQIYESIGDFEPNQLRNMGKFWGHLLATDHLGYELFQWVQLNERDTNAAGRVYLKFIFQELVADLGVQEVQRRFNEKYIQPFIAGIFPLDGSEDTIFSINYFTAIGLGALTENMRKIIDNKKIQTTPEAGDTARLKNSSEDSLKLSRRRSASPIQGTRSITPPRAVGDRHHSRFRSRSPLRNRQPQRQS, encoded by the coding sequence ATGAATTCCAAAGCAGAGCCCGAAGAAACTTGGAGATTGCTTTCAACTACACTTTGCTGCCATCAGGTCCCCAATATAAAAGAACACGcacaatatatattagcCAGTAAGGTTCTTGATATGGAAGAGCCTGTGCAGAAAGAGAATTGGGAAGAAATAAGAAAGCATATTAGTTTGGTTTTAGAGGAGCTCCATGAGAGAAACATCGAGGAGAGTTTTAGAAAgttgttccaaataaacATCTTACGCGGAAAGGGCATTCTTGCCCTAGAGTTATTGAATAGACAAGTAAAAACTGATAGAAGTGTAGTTTTTGCCGCACTGATAGCGTTCTTTGAAGTGCTCGTGCCATCTATTGGTTACTTAATATCTAAAGAGACGTTATTAAGATTTGTTCATGCTTACAGGAGGAAGAATTGGGAAGCTTGTTACGCAATGCTATCTCTGGCATGCCAGTTAAGTAATAATGATGTTATGCATGAGATCGGTATTTTGCAGCTGGTCTTTTTATTGTTTGAGAGCCCAAATGATAGATCCTTGGACatgatttcttttattatgaCCCTCTCTGGGTACCATCTATTAGAGGTCAGTAAGACAACTCATAATGAGATACTTCAGAAGCTGAGGGATCTTCTACAAGTGGGTAACCTCAGTAAGTCAAGCAGCGATGTTATTCAAGACTTGTTGTATTTTCGAAGAACTGGCTATAAAGGCGTTAAGAAGGTAATAGAGTTGCATGGGCAAGACTCGAATACCCATAGAATTGTTCTTGATCTCGAAAATCCAGCAAAACTACAACCCAGCTCAAGATTAGATGAGTTTCAATTTGATGAGGATTTCTTTGGCACTGAGGAAAAGTTTAGTGATCTAAGAAAGAAAGCCATGTTGCAACTTAGCCAACAAGTGGAAGATATGGAGGTGGTTACTGATATGACAAATTCAGATAGCACTGAGTATaggaagaagatatatttgatccTGAAAGCGTCTCTTTCCGGAGATGAAGCAGCCCATaaattattaaaacttCGTCCTAAATCAGATGAGAAGCTTGTTTTGCTGGACATCCTGGTAAAGACTTGTTCGCAAGAACAAACATATTCGAAGTTTTATGGGACTGCTGCTGAGAAACTTCGCGCAAGTCATCATAGTTGGGAAGCTGCTTTTCAACAAACCTTTAAGCAAATATATGAGTCTATAGGGGATTTTGAACCTAATCAGCTGCGAAATATGGGGAAATTTTGGGGTCACCTTTTAGCAACCGATCACCTTGGCTATGAGCTATTTCAGTGGGTCCAGTTAAATGAACGAGATACAAATGCAGCCGGTAGAGTTTACTTGaaattcattttccaaGAGCTTGTAGCCGATTTAGGTGTTCAAGAAGTGCAAAGAAGATTTAACGAGAAATATATTCAGCCATTTATTGCAGGCATATTCCCATTAGATGGCTCTGAAGACACCATATTCTCTATCAACTACTTCACTGCCATTGGACTTGGAGCCTTGACGGAAAACATGAGAAAGATTATAgacaataaaaaaatccaaaCTACACCCGAAGCTGGTGACACGGCACGTCTGAAGAACAGTTCCGAAGATTCCTTGAAACTGTCGAGGAGGAGATCTGCTTCTCCAATACAAGGCACTAGGTCGATTACTCCGCCACGCGCCGTTGGAGATCGGCATCATTCACGTTTCAGGAGCAGAAGCCCACTAAGAAACCGTCAACCACAACGTCAATCATAG
- the CAB4 gene encoding putative pantetheine-phosphate adenylyltransferase (similar to Ashbya gossypii AGL356C): MTTVGIIVRNINGIDVKNVLKPVFERCLPYLSSDHAVLDIVLLDSFNSAAALDSTLLSLYHNARDVLLTKELFDVGINVLFNIPSEGYSNHKWEVLFIYDLKLKDMFKHDKLETFELEDPILDLPGPEKDRDKYEVSALGGTFDHFHDGHKILLSVATLLTSKKLIVGVTVEELLVNKKYKELLESFEDRCHSVCMFLNRLKKSLEVKIVALHDICGPTGSVPEIEALIVSRETVAGGEIINKTRNQKGMKELEIYVVNILGGDESDSWKEKLSSTEIRRHHLMKNLNRK, from the coding sequence ATGACAACAGTGGGTATTATAGTGAGAAATATTAATGGAATTGATGTGAAAAACGTGCTAAAGCCTGTTTTTGAACGTTGCTTGCCCTACCTAAGTTCTGATCACGCTGTGTTAGATATCGTTTTATTAGATTCCTTTAATTCAGCAGCCGCGCTCGATTCTACATTGCTAAGTTTGTACCATAATGCTAGAGATGTTTTACTTACCAAAGAGTTATTCGATGTTGGAATTAATGTGCTTTTTAATATCCCCTCAGAAGGTTATTCCAACCATAAATGGGAGGTCCTTTTCATTTACGATCTCAAACTAAAAGATATGTTTAAACATGATAAATTGGAAACGTTTGAGCTGGAAGACCCTATATTAGATCTGCCTGGTCCTGAAAAGGATCGAGACAAATATGAAGTAAGTGCGTTAGGAGGGACATTTGATCATTTCCATGATGGCCACAAGATCCTGTTAAGCGTAGCAACCCTTCTAACGTCAAAGAAGCTCATTGTAGGAGTAACAGTAGAGGAGTTACTTgtgaacaaaaaatataaagaGTTACTGGAGTCTTTTGAAGACAGATGTCATAGCGTCTGCATGTTTTTAAATAGACTGAAGAAGTCACTGGAAGTTAAAATCGTTGCCTTACATGATATCTGTGGGCCTACAGGTAGTGTGCCAGAGATTGAAGCACTAATAGTTAGCCGCGAAACGGTAGCTGGTGGAGaaattatcaacaagaCTCGTAACCAGAAGGGTATGAAAGAACTAGAAATTTATGTAGTCAACATCTTAGGTGGTGACGAATCGGATAGTTGGAAGGAAAAGCTAAGCAGTACTGAAATAAGAAGACACCATCTAATGAAAAACTTAAACCGCAAGTAA